The genomic DNA GTAGGGCAGCCACACCAGCGAGACGATCGCGAGCAGCACGACGAGCCCGGTCAGCGAGAGCCCGAGCACGAGTGTCGCTCGGCGTCCGCCGCGGCGGCGGGGCGCAGCATCCTCCAACTCCTGTTCGATCACGGCGCTCATCGATTGCCGGCCACACTGCCGCGCAGGCGCGGATCGATCAGGCGCTGGCCGATGTCGGCGACGAAGCCGACGAGCAGCACGAACAGGGTACTCACCACGAGCACGCCCTGGATGTTGGCGAAGTCGTGCTGCTCGATACCGGTCAGCAGCATGCTGCCGAGGCCGGGCAGCGAGAAGACGCTCTCGACGACGACGGCGCCCAGCAGGGTCGTCGAGAGCTCGATGCCGAGGATCGCGACGACCGGGACCGCACCGTTGCGCAGACCATGTCGCAGCAGCGCTTCGCCGAGGCCGGAGCCGCCGGCGCGTGCGGTGCGCAGGTAGTCACTGCCGAGCACGTCGAGTGTGGCCGCGCGCACGTAGCGGGCGAGCGAGGCGCTCATGACGATCGCGATCGTGATCACGGGAAGGATGAGGGCGCGCAGCGCCTCTGCCGGATCCTCCCAGTCATCGCGCGGGAACCCGCCGGAGGGGAGGAAGCCGAGACCGAGCGCGAATATCCACACCAGGATGATGCCCACCCAGAACACCGGCACCGCGATGCCGAGCTGCGAGAAGCCGGAGAGCACCGAACCGTACCAGCGGTCGGACTTCACGGCGGCGGTGATGCCGACGACGAGCGAGATGACGAGCGCGAGCGCGAAGGCGAGGAGGGTGAGCGGCAGCGTGATCTGAAGGCGGGATGCGATCTCCGGTGCGACGGGGAGCGTGCTGATGTACGAGTCGCCGAGGTCGAAGCGCAGCATCTGGCCGGCCCACGTGAAGAACTGCTGCGCGAGCGGCTGGTCGGAGCCGACCTGAGCCTGCGCCGCGGCGATCTGCTCCGGCGTGGCGTCCACCGACAGCAGTGCGTTCGCCGGATCGCCGGGCAGCAGTCGCAGCAGCACGAAGATCACGATCATCGCGACGACGAGCGACACGACGAGGAACGCGAGGCGCCGGAGGAGATAGGGGAGCATGAGAGCGATCAGTCGGTGTGCGGGTCGCCGTCCGCGACCCGCACACGCTGAGATGGGGTCAGGACTTGACGATGTCGTAGGCGAAGAACTGCGAGTTCAGGCCATTGACAGGGTATCCGGTGACGTCTGCTGAGGCGACGACGATCTGCGGGTAGAGGTAGAGCCAGACGCTCGCGGCATCCTCGGCGATCTGCTCGTTCACCTTCTTCAGCAGCGCGGTCTGCTCCTCGGGTGTCGCCGCCTGCTCGGCTTCGGCGACCCACTGCTGCACGTCGGCGTTGTCGTAGCCCCAGTAGAAGTCGGGGTTGCCGTACCAGACGACGTCGCGGTCGTTCACGTGCTCCTGCAGCGTCGCCTCGAAGTCGCGCTCCTTGAAGACCTTCGTGTACCACTCGTCGGCGCTGATGGTGTTGATGTTCACCGTGATGCCGACTTCTGCGAGCTGCGACTGCAGGAACTCCGCGACGGCGGGGTGCGGGTCGTAGCTCGGGGTGTCGAGCGTGAACTCGAAGCCGTTCGGGAACCCCGCCTCTGCGAGCTGCTGCTTCGCGAGGTCGACGTCGTACGGGTTGACGTCGGTGAGGTCCTCGTACCAGGGGTCGGTCGGCGGAACCATCGAGCCGATCAAGGTGCCGTAGTCGGCCCAGATCGAGTTCAGGAGCTTCTTCGTGTCGATCGCCGAGTAGATCGCCTTGCGCACGAGCGGGTCGTCGAAGGGGGCGACGCGGTCGTTGAAGGCGAGCAGTTCCTTGGTCGTCGAGGTGCCCTCGCTGATCGTGTAGTCATCGTTGTCGAACTGCGCCAGCGCGTCAGGGCTCTGGATGCTGGTGATCAGGTCGATCTCGCCGGTGAGGAGCGCGTTGCTCTGCGCAGTCGCGTCGGTGTAATAGTCGAAGACGACCTCGCCGTTCTTCGCGGGCTCGCCCCAGTAGTCGTCCCAGCGGGTGAGGGTCAGGGTGCTGCCCTGCTTCCACTCGTCGAGCGTGTACGGTCCGGTGCCGTCTTCGGTCGTGGTGAGGTCGGTCGCCTCGCCGTTGACGATCCAGATGTAGGCGAGGTTGTACAGGAACGAGATCGACGGCTCGGAGAGCGTGAAGACCACAGTCGCGTCGTCCGGCGTCTCGACAGCGGAGATGACAGCGAACGAGGATGCGCGGGCGGATTGCGAGTCCTCGGCGGTGACGGCCTCGACGCTGGCCTTCACGTCTGCCGAGGTGAGTGCCTTCCCGGAGTGGAACGTGACATCGTCACGAAGCGTGATCGTGTAGGTGAGCCCGTCTTCGCTCTTCACGGCATCCGTCGCGAGCAGCGGCTCGACCTCGCCGTCGTCGGCGAGCCGGTACAGACCCTCGTACACGTTGCCGTTGAAGGCCTCCGTGACGCCCTGCCCACCACCCTGCGTGTTGCTGAGGTTCTGCGGTTCGTAGAGCGAGCCGATGTGGATGCTGGCATCTGCGCTGTCCTCGGCTGTCGGGGCGCTCGACGAGCAGCCGGCGAGGACGAGTGCCGAGACGGCGATGGCCGCGGCGAGCGCGAGTGGTCTTCTCAAGAGGTTCTCCTGGTGTTCGGGATGCTGTGTGCGTCGTGTGTGCGTCGTGTGTGCGGGTCAGAGCGCGGCGTAGATGTCGAAGTCGCCCGTGAAGACGACGTTCTTCTCTCCGGCGCGGATCGGCTCCGTGAACCGGTTCTGGGCCGGCGGCATCGGGCAGTTGTACTGCGCGGAGAAGCCGCACGGCGGCACGAATGCACGGTTGAAGTCGAGCACGACGGTGCCCTCGCTGCCGAACTCCGCGGTCTCGCGCGGCACGAAGAGGAAGCGTCCGGCCCCGTAGGTCTCCGTGCCGTTCGTGGCGTCGCCGAACACGAGCAGCAGCGAGCCTGCGTCGTCGAACGCGGCCAGACGGTGCTCGACTCCGTCGCGAGTGAAGGTGATGTCGCCGGGGACGACGAGTTCGCGTGAGCCGCCGTTGTCGCGGATGTGCTCGAAGGGCACTGTGCGGTCGGTGTCCACTGGCGTGAACTGCGCGTCGATCACCCAGTCCGGGTCGTACTCGTAGGTGTCGATGCGGTCGAACGCCTGGATCGCGGGCGACTCGGCGTCCCAGACGCGCAGGCCGTACTCCGGCTCACCCGTGGTGAGGTCCTTGCGCTCGAGGGCGGTCACGGTGACGGAGGCCGAGGCGCGCTCGGTCGCCAGGTCGGGACGCTCGGATCCGGTCCAGCGCGTCTCGACGAGGGCGAGATTCCCCGTCCGAGCCGTCACGGCGTCGCGGCGCTCGGACTGCCAGCGGACGTAGTCTTCGTGTGTGGTCACAGGTGTGGACATGGCTCTTCGATGCTAGGAGAAACGGTGGTGACGCGCGGACCGCGACGTCACAGCGGGCAACAGAGGTATTGCGTCGCAGTCGCCGCGCCTCCTATTCAAACGCATGAGCACTCGCGGCTATTCCGGCGGGGCGATCAGCGCACGGGACGTCGAACATCAACCTTTCGGATGAGAGGGCAGCACGTGGCTTCGCCGCCGACCTGCGTAGGCTTGTGAAGTCCCGAACAGCAAGGAGCACGATGTTTCGCACGCCTGCCCGCCTCTATCGAGTCCTCGCCATCGCCGAGGCGATCACCTGGACCCTTCTGATCGGCGCATTGATCGCGCGAGCCGTCGGGGCGCCGCCGATCGTGGTCACGATCGCGGGAGGCATCCACGGATTCGTCTTCCTCTCCTATGGTGCGACGGCGATCCTCGTGGCCTTCAACCAGCGCTGGTCGATCGGGCTCGGCATCCTCGCCGTGGCGAGTGCGATCGTTCCCTATGCGACCATCCCGATGGAGATCTGGCTGCACCGCGCTGGGCGGCTCAAAGGCGACTGGCGCCTCGAGGAGAGCGAGCACCCGCAGGACCGCACCTGGTACGACCGCACGATGCGCTGGTTCCTGCGCCGGGCGTGGGTTCTCGTGGCGCTCATCGCCGTCGCCGTGGTCGCGCTCTACGTGATCCTGCTGACGATCGGCCCTCCCGGCGGCAAGTGATCGGCACAGCTCACGCTTCCGCTCAAAGTTGAGTGCAGTCGTATCAACTTCATTTGACAAGTTTCAAGGGTGCGGTTTACAGTTGAGCCATTGCGACTCAGGTTTGCTTCGGGTCGTCTCAGACTTCAAACAGAAGGAGAATCACATGGCACGTGCTGTTGGAATCGACCTCGGTACGACGAACTCCGTCGTCAGCGTCCTCGAAGGTGGCGAGCCGAAGGTCATCGCCAACGCCGAGGGCTTCCGCACCACTCCCTCGGTGGTCGCATACACGAAGGACGGCGAGGTGCTCGTCGGTGAGACCGCGAAGCGCCAGGCCGTCACGAACGTCGACCGCACGGTCGCCTCCGTCAAGCGCCACATGGGCACCGACTGGAGCTACGACATCGACGGCAAGAAGTGGACGCCGCAGGAGATCTCCGCGCGCATCCTCATGAAGCTCAAGCGCGACGCCGAGTCCTACCTCGGTGACACCGTGACGGATGCCGTCATCACCGTCCCCGCGTACTTCAACGACGCCGAGCGTCAGGCCACGAAGGAAGCCGGCGAGATCGCGGGCCTCAACGTGCTGCGCATCATCAACGAGCCCACCGCCGCCGCTCTGGCCTACGGCCTCGACCGCGGCAAGGAAGACGAACTCATCCTCGTCTTCGACCTCGGTGGCGGAACGTTCGACGTCTCGCTGCTCGAGGTGGGCAAGGACGACGACTTCTCCACGATCCAGGTGCGCTCGACCTCGGGTGACAACCGCCTCGGCGGTGACGACTGGGACCAGCGCCTCGTCGACCACCTCATCAAGCAGTTCAAGGAGACCACCGGCGTCGACGTCTCGGGTGACAAGATCGCCCTGCAGCGTCTGAAGGAGGCTGCGGAGCAGGCGAAGAAGGAACTCTCCTCCTCGACCAGCACCTCGATCAACCTGCCGTACCTGTCGCTGACCGAGTCGGGCCCCGTGTCTCTCTCCGAGACGATCACGCGCGCGAAGTTCGAGGACCTCACCAAGGACCTGCTCGACCGCACCAAGAAGCCCTTCGAAGACGTCATCCGCGAGGCGAACGTCAAGGTCGCCGACATCGACCACGTCGTGCTCGTCGGTGGATCGACCCGCATGCCCGCCGTCGCCGAACTCGTCAAGCGCGAGACCGGCAAGGAAGCGAACAAGGGCGTCAACCCTGACGAGGTCGTCGCCGTGGGCGCAGCCCTGCAGGCCGGTGTCCTCAAGGGCGAGCGCAAGGACGTCCTGCTCATCGACGTCACCCCGCTGAGCCTCGGCATCGAGACCAAGGGCGGCCGGATGACCAAGCTCATCGAGCGCAACACGGCCATCCCGACCAAGCGCAGCGAGACCTTCACCACGGCAGACGACAACCAGCCGTCCGTCGCGATCCAGGTCTTCCAGGGCGAGCGCGAGTTCACCCGCGACAACAAGCCGCTCGGCACGTTCGAGCTCACCGGCATCGCACCGGCGCCCCGTGGCATCCCGCAGGTCGAGGTCACGTTCGACATCGACGCGAACGGCATCGTGCACGTGTCCGCCAAGGACAAGGGCACCGGCAAGGAGCAGTCGATGACCATCACCGGCGGCTCGTCGCTGTCGAAGGAGGACATCGAGCGCATGGTGCGCGAGGCCGAGGAGAACGCCGCTGAGGACAAGAAGCGTGCAGACGCTCTCGAGCAGCGCAACCAGGCCGAGACCCTGTCGTACTCGATCGAGAAGCTCATCAAGGAGAACGAGGACAAGCTCCCCGCCGACGTCAAGGACGCCGTCCAGGCTGACGTCGATGCTCTGAAGACGGCTCTCGCAGGCGAGGACGACGACGCGGTGAAGGTGGCGTTCGACAAGCTGAACGAGTCGCAGGGCAAGCTCGGCGAAGCGATCTACGCGCAGTCGCAGGCGGATGCCGCATCCGAAGCGGGCGCCGCCGGCGGCGAGACCCCGGCCGGTGACACCTCGGACGACGAGGACGTCATCGACGCCGAGGTCGTCGACGACGAGGATCCTTCGACAGGCTCAGGAACCGAGAAGTAACCATGACGGACAAGAACTTCAACGAGAACGGTGAAGTTCCTGAGGACGAGGGGTCGGATGCTGCGGCATCCGGCCCGTCGCCGCAGGAAGGCGCAGCGTCGCAGGAGAATCCGGATGCCGCTGAGGCGGCTGCCGCCGAAGGATCCGACGACGACCTGACGATCGACGACCTCACGGTCGATGACATCCTCGGTGCCGAGCAGACCGGCGAGGCCGCGGCGGAAGACGCCGTGCTCGCCGATCTCGAGAGCACCTTGCTCAACGACCTCAAGCGCCTGCAGGCGGAGTACGCCAACTACCGTCGGCGCACCGAGGAGCAGCGTCAGGTCGAGATCGACCGCGCGAAGGGCGAGGCGGCCAAGGGCCTGATCCCCGTGCTCGATGACCTCGACCGTGCGACCCAGCACGGCGATCTCGTCGAGGGCACGCCGTTCTTCGTGATCGGCGAGAAGATCCGCGCGGTCGTCGAGCGCCTCGGCGTCGTCGCCTACGGTGAGAAGGGCGAGGAATTCGACCCGCAGCACCACGAGGCGATCTTCCAGCAGCCGACTCCAGGAGCAGAATCCTCGACGATCCTCGAGGTCGTCGAAGTGGGATATCGCCTCGGCGATGTCGAGCTGCGCCCGGCGAAGGTCGTCGTCGCGGTGCCCGCTGACCCTTCGACGGGCTCAGGGACCGATTAAGCACGCATGGCTAGCCAGGACTGGTTCGACAAGGACTTCTACAAGACGCTCGGCGTCGCGAAGGACGTCAGTGATGCGGATCTGAAGAAGACGTACCGCAAACTCGCGCGCAAGTACCACCCCGACTCCAATCAGGGTGATGCGAAGGCCGAGGCGATGTTCAAGGAGATCAGCGAGGCGTACTCGGTGCTCTCCGACCCCGAGCAGCGCAAGGAGTATGACGAGATCCGGGCCATGGGCTCGGGTGCGCGGTTCACTGCGAGCGGCGGCGGTGCTGGCGGCTTCGAAGACGTGTTCAGCCGGTTCGGTCAGGGCGGGAGGGGCCAGAGCAACGCCGACTTCGAGGACATCTTCGCGATGTTCAACCAGAGTCAGGGCGGGAACTTCGGCTCCGGCCGCTTCGGTCAGACGAGCGGCGGATACCGCGGCTTCGGTGGGCCGCAGAAGGGCGCCGATGTCACGGCGCGCACCACGCTCGATTTCGTCACCGCCGTGCAGGGCGAGACCATCACTCTGCAGGGCGAAGACGGCAAGCCGTTCAAGGTGAAGATCCCCGCCGGCGTCGCAGACGGGCAGAAGATCCGTCTGCGCGGTCGCGGGCGTCCTTCACCCGATGGCGGCGAGAGCGGTGACATCGTCGTGCAGATCAAGGTGCGTCCGCATCCGGTCTTCACGCGCGATGGTCTGAATCTGCGCCTCACGGTGCCGGTGACCTTCACCGAGGCGACGCTCGGTGCGACGATCGAGGTTCCGACGCTGGCGGGCGACATCGTGAAGCTGCGTGTGGCACCGGGCACACCGTCGGGACGCGTCCTGCGTGTCAAGGGCCGGGGAGTCGCATCGTCGAAGGGCACCGGTGATCTCCTGGCCGAACTGCAGGTCGCGGTGCCGACGCACCTGGACGACGCCGCGCGCGAAGCGCTGCAGAAGTTCCACGACCTGGAGCCGAAGGAGAACCCGCGTGCGGAGTTGATGGCGAAGGCGCAAGCCTGATCCCCGCGGGTCGTTGAGCGAGCCGAAGGCGCAGGCTGATCCCCGCGGGTCGTTGAGCGAGCCGAAGGCGCAGGCTGATCCCCGCGGGTCGTTGAGCGAGCCGAAGGCGAGACGAAACGCATTGAGCGAGCGCAGCGAGTCGAAATGCAATGAACGGTACGAAGGAAGGTGATCGCGATGGTCGAGGATGAGGACGCCCCGATCTTCGCGATCGCCGTCGCCGCAGAGCTCGCGGGCATGCACCCGCAGACTCTGCGTCAGTACGACCGGATCGGACTCGTCGTCCCCGGTCGCACACGCGGCGGATCCCGCCGCTACTCCGCGCGCAACATCGCTCAGCTGCGCGAGGTCGCCCGCCTGTCCGCCGACGGCATGAGCCTGCCCGCGATCGCCCGCCTGCTCGATCTCGAGGACGAGGTGCGGATGCTGCGCCGCAGAGTCGTCGATCTCGAAGGGGCCTTGCGTGCCGAACGCGAGAACCGCCCAGGCGTGCGTGTCTTCGCCGCCGGCGCGAGCGGCGTCGTCCCCGTTCCGAGCGGTCGGCGCATCCGCCGCTCCACCGACATCGTGCTGTGGCGGCCGGGCGGACGCGGCGAGGACTGACGCCTCGCCGCTTGAACTCAGTGAACCGGGCAACGCCCGGGCGCCGCGTCCATGGCAAGGACTCGTGCGCCTGAGGTCGGCTTGGTCGGAAGGCGTCGAAGGTTCACGCCGAGCCCCGTCCCCAGGATCGTGATGCGAGGGTCGCTCAGCGCCGCGACCGCAGCCGCGAGCCCGGCGATCGCGAGCTTCTCTCCTGGGCAACGGTGGCCGGACGGCACCTCGCCACCGCCCTGCGGCACGAATGCCTTGAGCGCCTCATAGTCATCGACGCCGACGAAGCGTTCGGGATCGAACTCGTCCGCGCGTTCCCACGATCGCTCATCGGTATTGGTGCCGAGAATATCGAGAACGATCCGGCCCCCGGAGGCCACACGTTCACCGTCGAGCTCGATGTCGGCGATCGCGAGGCCGGGCAGCATCGGCACGAACGGAGCCGTCCGGCGGATCTCCTGCGCGAAGGCCGTCGCGAGAGGCCCGCTCACCAGTTCCCCACGTGCGGCGGCCTCGGCAGCGATGCGCTCACGCCATTCGGGTCGGTCGTGCAGTTCCTTCGCCGCGAATGCCGCGAAACGCGCGACGGCGACCATCGGTCGGATGCTGTTCTGCAATTCGATTCCTGCGGTGCGTGCAGGCAGCAGCTCACCGCTCTGGTCGCGGTGGCCGGCCCATTCATACAGCGCCGTGCCTTCTGCTGCCGTCAGCGCACCAGAGCGCACCGCCTCGATCAATCGTTGCGCATGCCGGTCGGACCATCGCCGGTTGATCCACGCGAGCAGGTACTCGGGGGAGTACGGCACTCCGAACCCGTCCACGATCTGAGCGAGGCGGCCAGCCCACCGCGTCTTCGCCGCCGCCGTCCCCGGTAGCCCGGCCCATCGCATGATCGCGCGTCCGAGCGCACCCACTGCCGCGTCGTATGCGCTCCGGGTGCCGCCGCCCGTCCACGCAACCAGTTCTTGCTGCCACTCGCGCTCGAGGTGCGGCAGCAATCGTGCGACCTGCGCGTCGTCATAGGCGACGTCGACGAACGTCGACTTGCGGTGATGGTGCGCGTCGCCGTCGAGACTGTGGACGGAACCGTGACCGAACAGCGTCTCCTGAACGATCGCCGGCATCGCACCATGGCGCTTCACCTGGTGCTGGTCGTAGAAGGCGTCGACGCCTTCGGCTCCGCGCACGAAGAGTGTGTCGTCGCCGAGCAGGCGCATCGGCGCTGATCTGGCGCCGCCGCGCACCCGCTTCCAGATGTTCGCGCCGAAGCCGTAGCCGCGGGTGAGGAGCGAGGGGGCGTCATCATGAAGCACATCGATGGCTGCTGATCGTGTCTCGTCGGACTGCATGGAAGCCAGGTTGCCAGACCGGAGTGCCGCAGATCCAGGGGGCGCGCGAGAGGAGTGACTGTGCTAGCGAGCGCGATCGGTGTGTATCCTGTCAACAGTCAACAGGAGGTCATCGTGACGCAGGCAGTGAAGCGTGGTGAGTCCCTTGGTGCCCAGGTCGCAGGTGTGCTGCGACAGCGCATCGTTCGTGGAGAGCTAGCTCCGGGCGAGCGCATCACCGAAGAAGCGCTGGCCGAGGAGTTCGCCGTCAGTCGCGGTCCGATCCGCGATGCGCTGATGCAACTCAGCTTCGAGAAGCTGGTCGAGGTGCAGCGCCCACGCGGGGTGTACATCGTCGGCCTCACCCGGGACGATGTCGATCAGCTCTACAGTCTGCGCGGCGCCCTTGAGCAGTTGGCGCTGTCGCGCGCGATGAGGGTCGAGGACCCGGCTCGATGGACGGCGATGGCGGCGGCCGTCGGCCGCATGGGCGAAGCCGCGGATTCCGGAGATCACGCCGCCTTCGTCGCGGCAGACCTCGAGTTCCACTCGCAGATCTATGCCCTGGCCGACCATCCTCGGCTGGCGGGCGCCTGGAGTCAGTATCTGCCGACCTTCGCGGCACTGCTCGAAGTGACGATCAACCACGACGACGACCTGCACGAGTCCTCTGGTGACCACGTCAAGCTCATGGACGTCATGCGCACCGGCTCGCCTGAGCAGGCGGCGGCGGTGTTGACCGAGCACCTCGACGGCGCGCGCGATCGGATGCTGAGCGAACTCTCTCAGCGGCGCTCCTGAATCAGCGCTCGGACGTGCGAGGTTCGGCGCTCCGTGTTGATTGTTAACAGTCAACAATGCTACGCTCGGCTCGTCGGTAAGGTCCCCACCTGCACTCAAAGAGGAGCAAAGATGCCCATCAAGCGAATGAACCGCGTGCTCGCAACCGCCGCGGTCTTCACCACAGCAGCACTGGTCATGTCCGGATGCACGAAGGTCGAAGAGGGCGGCGACGCCGCGTCCTCCTTCCCCGAGAAGGACATCCGGCTGATCATCCAAGCCAATCCAGGAGGTGGCTCCGACCTGTCGTCGCGAGCCCTCGCCACCGAACTCGAGAAGATCCTCGACGTCAGCGTCATCCCCGAGAACATGCCAGGCGCAGCCGGCGCGCTCGCCATGGAGTACGTCGCCGAACAGGACCCAGACGGCTATGTGATCGGCTTCGGCCCCGTAGAGATCGCGATGCTGAATACGACGCAGGACGCGAATGTCTTGCCCGAGAACTTCGACATGCTCGGCCAGATCATGCTCGCCCCCGGCGTCATCACCGTGTCGGCGAGCAGCGACATCCAGACGCTCGAGGATCTCGTAGCCCAGTCCAAGACCGCACCGGTCACCGTCGCCAACTCGGGTGCAGGATCGATCTGGGAAGCGGCGAGCATCGCCCTCGGCACCGAGACCGGCGGCGAAGTGACGCCGGTTCCCTACGACGGTGGTGCGCCCGCCGTTGCCGCAGCGGCGTCCGGTGAGACCGTCGCCGCAGTCTCAGGCCTCGGTGAGGCTCTTTCGCAGGGCTCCGCTGTGCGCATCCTCGCCGTCATGAACGACGAGCGTCACCCGGACGCACCGGACGTGCCCACTGTGGAAGAGGCCATCGGTAGCGAGATCGTCTTCGGCGGCTGGGGCGGAATCTACGCTCCCGCCGGTCTCCCTGACGACGTTCACGACACACTTGAGGCCGCCATCAAGGAGGCCGTCGAGTCGGATGCGTACACGAAGTTCCAGGAGGACGCCGGAAACCTCGTCGTCTACCGCGACTCGGCTGAGTTCACCGAGTTCGTCGGTGAGCAGTTCACGCTGTTCCAGGATCTGCTGGGCTGATCACGTGACGGAGGTCGGAGTCAGTTCCGACCTCCGCACAGCCGGAGGAAGCACATGTCTTCATCAGAAGTCGCAGACAGCGACGAGTACCAGAGCGCGACGCCATCCCGTGCGCTCGAGATCGCATTCGCCGTGGTGGCGCTCGCCGTGACCGCCGGCTATCTGATGTTGACGACGCAGATCTCGCTTCGGCGAGAGGCGGCACCAGGGCAGATCGATGCGCGCTTCTGGCCGATGGTGCTCGCCGTCACCGGAATCGTCGTGGCGATCGTGCTCCTCGTCATCGCGATCACTCGCCCGCCGTCAGGGCGTGAGGACATCGAGCGCATTCAGCCAGGAGGCGTCATGCGGGTCGCGGCGACCCTCGTGATCTCCATCGCGTTCATCGCTCTGTGGTCGCTCGGCAGCGTCATCCTGTTCGGCTACCGCATCGAGGTGTTCCCGATCGCAGCCGCCCTGCTCATGGCCGGCCTCATGCTCGTGTACGGGCACCGGCGCTGGCTGAGTCTCATCATCTACACCGCATCGCTCACGGCGTTCATCTACGTCGTGTTCGGGATGCTGCTGAGGATCCCGCTATGACCCCGCTGCTGGAGGGGCTGAACTCGCTCCTCGACATCTCGATCCTGCTGTACATGCTCGTCGGCCTGCTGCTCGGCTTCATGGTGGGTGCGTTCCCCGGCATCACAGCCACCATGGCTGTCGCCCTCGCGGCCGGCTTCACCATGACGCTTGAGCCGGTGCAGGGCCTTGCGGTGCTGCTCACGATCTACGTCGCCGCGAACTTCGGTGACCGGGTGCCATCGATCCTCATCAACACGCCAGGCACTCCGGCATCCATCGCCACCACGCTCGACGGCTATCCGATGGCCAAACAGGGCAGGGCCGGCCTCGCCCTCACGATGTCGGCCCTCGTGTCAGCGGTCGGCATCCTCGCCTCGCTCGTGCTCTTCGCGGTCGCTGCCGTGCCGATCGCGAGTTTCGCCCGCGACTACTTCAAATCGCCCGAGCTGTTCGCGCTCGTCGTGTTCGGCATCGCGATCATGATCGGCATCTCGTCGAAGTCGATGCTCAAGGGCATCCTCGCCGGCGTGTTCGGGCTCATGCTCGGCACTGTCGGCACATATGCGGCAACGGCTGACAAGCGCTTCACCTTCGGGTCCCTCGATCTCGTCGAGGGTGTGAACTTCATCGCCGTGATCATCGGGTTGTTCGGCATCGCCGAGCTGTTCGATCAACTGCTCACGCATCGTAAGAGCCATGTGCGTCCCATCTCGAGCCTCGGTCGCTGGTGGCCGAACAAGGTCGAGTTCGCGCAGAGCGGCCGGGCGACGGCAGTCGGCGGCGCGGTGGGACTCGGCGTGGGGCTCATCCCCGCCGCCGGCGGCGATATCGCCGGGCTCATCGGCTGGGAGCGCGCCCGCAAGGCCTCCAAGAAACCGGAGATGTTCGGGAAGGGCTCGATCGAAGGAGTTGCAGCATCCGACACTGCGTCCAGCGCGACGCTCGGCGGATCGCTCACCACGACCATGGCGCTGGGCATTCCTGGCGACTCGGTGATGGCGGTCATGATCGGCTCGATGATCATCTGGGGCATCACTCCTGGGCCGACTCTGTTCACAGACCGGCCAGACCTCGTCGTCTCGATCGTCGGCATCATGCTCGTCGCCACGCTGCTGTCGCTGGGTCTGAGCCTGGTGCGCATGAAGGGCATGGTGAAACTGCTCGACGTGCCGCAGCCGTACCTGTGGAGCGGCATCCTGATCTTCTGCATCATCGGCACCTACGCCACATCGAACAGTCTCTCGACGGTGATCACGATGCTCGTGTTCGGCGTGATCGGTGTTCTGCTCAAGCGGATGCAGGTGCCCGCGGGTCCCGTCGTACTGGGCCTTCTCCTCGGTCCCCTGGCGGAGGAGAACCTGGCGCGCACTCTGGCGATCCTGCCGACGCGGCCGTTCTTCGAGGTCGTCAGCCCCATCGCGATCGTCCTGCTCGTGCTCGCGGTGCTCTCGATCGTCATGCCGGCGATCCGCGCCGCCCGCAAGCCGCGCGCTGAACGTGCGTCGTTCGCGGACTCGGTGCTCGACACCGCGAGCATCACGCAGCTCTCCAAAGCGCACGACGAGCTCGCCGCCGACCCCGACCTGCTCACCTCGACCGTGCGCAACCCTCAGGCGCCCAAGACGCGTCGTTTCCGCAAGAACTCCAAGGAGAACAAGAAGTGACCCGTTACGACATCCTCACCGCGATCCCGACCGCGTTCCACCGCGACGGGAGCCTCGACCTC from Microbacterium profundi includes the following:
- a CDS encoding tripartite tricarboxylate transporter permease, translating into MTPLLEGLNSLLDISILLYMLVGLLLGFMVGAFPGITATMAVALAAGFTMTLEPVQGLAVLLTIYVAANFGDRVPSILINTPGTPASIATTLDGYPMAKQGRAGLALTMSALVSAVGILASLVLFAVAAVPIASFARDYFKSPELFALVVFGIAIMIGISSKSMLKGILAGVFGLMLGTVGTYAATADKRFTFGSLDLVEGVNFIAVIIGLFGIAELFDQLLTHRKSHVRPISSLGRWWPNKVEFAQSGRATAVGGAVGLGVGLIPAAGGDIAGLIGWERARKASKKPEMFGKGSIEGVAASDTASSATLGGSLTTTMALGIPGDSVMAVMIGSMIIWGITPGPTLFTDRPDLVVSIVGIMLVATLLSLGLSLVRMKGMVKLLDVPQPYLWSGILIFCIIGTYATSNSLSTVITMLVFGVIGVLLKRMQVPAGPVVLGLLLGPLAEENLARTLAILPTRPFFEVVSPIAIVLLVLAVLSIVMPAIRAARKPRAERASFADSVLDTASITQLSKAHDELAADPDLLTSTVRNPQAPKTRRFRKNSKENKK
- a CDS encoding tripartite tricarboxylate transporter TctB family protein, producing MSSSEVADSDEYQSATPSRALEIAFAVVALAVTAGYLMLTTQISLRREAAPGQIDARFWPMVLAVTGIVVAIVLLVIAITRPPSGREDIERIQPGGVMRVAATLVISIAFIALWSLGSVILFGYRIEVFPIAAALLMAGLMLVYGHRRWLSLIIYTASLTAFIYVVFGMLLRIPL